A single genomic interval of Ruminococcus sp. NK3A76 harbors:
- the atpC gene encoding ATP synthase F1 subunit epsilon, whose amino-acid sequence MKPFKLKIITPEKTFFEGETQQLIAKTPAGNVGILAGHTPYAANLVASPLKVMQEDGTFRVAAISAGMIKVRNSECVVVASAVEWADEIDVERAKRSKEDAERRIREQKSQKEFERAEQKLKRALNRLTVSGGK is encoded by the coding sequence ATGAAACCTTTTAAGCTAAAGATTATAACGCCCGAAAAGACCTTCTTCGAGGGCGAGACACAGCAGCTCATAGCCAAGACACCGGCAGGAAATGTCGGCATACTTGCAGGGCACACACCCTACGCTGCAAACCTTGTGGCTTCGCCTTTGAAGGTCATGCAGGAGGACGGGACTTTCCGTGTGGCGGCTATTTCGGCAGGCATGATAAAGGTGCGCAACAGCGAATGCGTCGTTGTGGCATCGGCTGTCGAGTGGGCTGATGAGATAGACGTTGAAAGGGCAAAACGCTCAAAAGAGGACGCTGAAAGGCGCATCAGAGAGCAAAAAAGCCAGAAGGAGTTCGAGCGTGCCGAGCAGAAGCTCAAACGTGCGCTCAACAGACTCACCGTTTCGGGCGGAAAATAA
- a CDS encoding F0F1 ATP synthase subunit B, with amino-acid sequence MLYAAGNVTDFLSIDLATLIPTWLNLLILFLVLKHFLFKPVNKVLDSRKAEVENTYKEADEAKENAKALEEEYSHKLEGAKEESAEIVREATKKAQVRSDEIIADAKNEARAIVDNAHDQIEREKKIAVNQIKDEITDIALGAAAKVVEKEVSSADNERLIENFIDSVGDL; translated from the coding sequence ATGCTTTATGCAGCAGGTAATGTGACTGATTTTCTGAGCATTGATCTTGCGACGCTGATCCCTACTTGGCTCAATCTGCTGATACTGTTTTTAGTGCTTAAGCACTTTTTGTTCAAGCCTGTCAACAAGGTGCTCGATTCACGCAAGGCTGAGGTCGAGAATACCTACAAGGAAGCTGACGAGGCAAAGGAAAATGCAAAGGCACTCGAAGAGGAGTATTCTCACAAGCTCGAAGGCGCTAAGGAAGAAAGCGCTGAGATAGTAAGAGAAGCCACCAAGAAAGCTCAGGTGCGCTCTGATGAGATAATCGCAGATGCCAAGAACGAGGCAAGGGCTATCGTTGACAATGCACACGATCAGATAGAGCGTGAAAAGAAGATCGCAGTCAATCAGATAAAGGACGAGATCACTGATATTGCCCTCGGCGCAGCAGCTAAGGTGGTCGAGAAGGAGGTAAGCTCTGCCGATAACGAGAGACTTATCGAGAACTTTATTGACAGTGTAGGTGATCTGTAA
- the atpD gene encoding F0F1 ATP synthase subunit beta — MSEKNVGKVVQIVGAVVDVKFEKNCLPQLLNAIEIDNAGTKLVVEVAQHIGDDVVRCIAMGSTDGLVRGADAVDTGSSITVPVGRSTLGRIFNLLGEPVDNKPAPEAEERWAIHRQPPSYEEQKAASEVLETGIKVIDLIAPYLKGGKIGLFGGAGVGKTVLIQELINNVANQHGGISVFTGVGERTREGNDLYNEMMESGVIDKTVLVYGQMNEPPGARMRVGLSGLTMAEYFRDVEGQDVLLFIDNIFRFTQAGSEVSALLGRMPSAVGYQPTLATEMGALQERITSTNKGSITSVQAVYVPADDLTDPAPATTFAHLDAQTVLSRQIASLGIFPAVDPLDSSSRILSPEIVGNEHYQVARQVQSILQRYKELQDIIAIMGMDELSEEDKLTVSRARKIQRFLSQPFFVAEQFTGYQGKYVPIKETIRGFKEIIEGKHDDLPESAFLFVGTIDEAVEKAKNMN, encoded by the coding sequence ATGAGTGAGAAAAATGTGGGCAAGGTAGTCCAGATCGTCGGCGCTGTTGTCGATGTAAAGTTTGAAAAGAACTGCCTGCCGCAGCTTCTGAACGCTATCGAGATAGACAACGCAGGCACAAAGCTCGTTGTCGAGGTAGCACAGCATATAGGCGATGACGTTGTAAGATGCATCGCTATGGGCTCGACTGACGGACTGGTAAGAGGTGCAGATGCCGTAGACACCGGCTCGAGCATCACTGTTCCTGTCGGCAGATCGACACTTGGAAGAATATTCAACCTCCTGGGTGAGCCTGTTGACAACAAGCCTGCCCCGGAAGCAGAGGAAAGGTGGGCTATCCACCGTCAGCCGCCCTCCTACGAGGAGCAGAAGGCTGCAAGCGAAGTGCTTGAAACAGGTATCAAGGTTATAGACCTTATCGCACCATACCTTAAGGGCGGTAAGATAGGCCTTTTCGGCGGTGCAGGCGTTGGCAAGACAGTTCTTATACAGGAGCTTATCAACAACGTAGCTAACCAGCACGGCGGTATCTCGGTATTCACCGGCGTTGGCGAGCGTACCCGTGAGGGCAACGACCTTTACAACGAAATGATGGAATCGGGCGTTATCGACAAGACCGTTCTCGTGTACGGTCAGATGAACGAGCCGCCCGGGGCAAGAATGAGAGTAGGCCTTTCGGGTCTTACTATGGCTGAGTATTTCAGAGATGTCGAGGGGCAGGACGTGCTTCTCTTTATCGACAACATATTCAGATTTACACAGGCGGGCTCTGAGGTTTCAGCGCTGCTCGGACGTATGCCTTCGGCAGTTGGCTATCAGCCGACACTTGCAACAGAGATGGGCGCACTCCAGGAGAGGATAACCTCTACAAACAAGGGCTCTATCACTTCCGTTCAGGCAGTATATGTTCCTGCGGACGACCTGACAGACCCGGCACCTGCTACGACCTTCGCACACCTTGATGCGCAGACGGTTCTTTCAAGGCAGATAGCATCGCTGGGTATCTTCCCGGCAGTTGATCCGCTGGATTCCTCGTCGAGGATACTCTCGCCCGAGATCGTCGGCAACGAGCATTATCAGGTGGCAAGACAGGTCCAGTCTATCCTCCAGAGATACAAGGAATTACAGGATATCATCGCTATCATGGGTATGGACGAATTGTCTGAGGAAGACAAGCTCACCGTTTCCCGTGCAAGAAAGATACAGCGCTTCCTGTCGCAGCCGTTCTTCGTAGCCGAGCAGTTCACAGGCTATCAGGGCAAGTACGTTCCTATCAAGGAGACGATAAGAGGCTTCAAGGAGATAATCGAGGGCAAGCATGACGACCTGCCCGAGTCTGCATTCCTCTTTGTCGGCACAATAGACGAGGCTGTAGAGAAAGCCAAGAACATGAATTAA
- a CDS encoding Gfo/Idh/MocA family oxidoreductase, translating to MKIVNWAIIGTGRIAHTFAESLHGTEGARLYAVGSRTLSKAQAFADEFGFEKAYGSYDELVRDSRIDVVYIATPMSSHYKDTMLCLDNGLNVLCEKSAALSLSELDEMLAKAADKGLFFMEAMWMKCRPVYLKALDWVRTGRIGTPQFLKADFNNLVKYDRSDRLFAPECGGGALLDLSVYPLTFALDFLGAQPENITTYAHIGKDGVDLSNTILLKYETAYADISAGFEVPAINRAVISGDKGSIVFADWFFCCCEVSLYDSETNLVEKSEIPNEVNGYEYEIREVHRCLEHGLIESSLVPHSSTRAVMKIMDECRTRWGMKFPGEN from the coding sequence ATGAAAATAGTAAACTGGGCGATAATCGGCACAGGGCGCATTGCCCACACCTTTGCAGAGTCTCTGCACGGCACCGAGGGGGCAAGGCTTTACGCTGTCGGCTCACGCACGCTTTCAAAGGCGCAGGCTTTTGCCGATGAGTTCGGCTTTGAAAAGGCCTACGGCAGCTACGACGAGCTTGTCAGAGACAGCAGGATAGATGTCGTGTATATCGCAACACCCATGTCAAGCCACTATAAAGACACGATGCTCTGCCTTGATAACGGGCTGAATGTCCTTTGCGAAAAGTCCGCCGCACTGAGCTTGTCCGAGCTTGACGAGATGCTTGCAAAGGCCGCAGACAAGGGGCTTTTCTTTATGGAGGCCATGTGGATGAAGTGCCGCCCCGTCTACCTCAAAGCGCTTGACTGGGTAAGGACAGGCAGGATAGGCACGCCGCAGTTTTTAAAGGCCGACTTCAACAACCTCGTAAAGTACGACCGCAGCGACAGGCTGTTCGCTCCCGAATGCGGCGGCGGTGCGCTGCTTGACCTGTCGGTTTATCCGCTGACCTTTGCGCTTGACTTCTTAGGTGCGCAGCCTGAGAATATAACGACCTACGCCCACATCGGCAAGGACGGCGTTGACCTTTCTAACACCATCCTATTAAAATATGAAACCGCCTATGCCGATATCAGCGCCGGCTTCGAGGTGCCTGCTATCAACCGTGCGGTCATCTCTGGCGACAAGGGCAGCATAGTTTTTGCCGACTGGTTCTTCTGCTGCTGCGAGGTGAGCCTTTACGATAGTGAAACAAACCTCGTCGAAAAAAGCGAGATACCAAACGAAGTAAACGGCTATGAGTACGAGATAAGAGAAGTCCACCGCTGCCTGGAGCACGGGCTTATCGAGAGCAGCCTTGTGCCGCACTCATCGACAAGGGCTGTCATGAAGATAATGGACGAATGCCGCACACGCTGGGGCATGAAGTTCCCGGGGGAAAACTAA
- a CDS encoding N-acetylmuramoyl-L-alanine amidase: MKKKGQLFMLFGAIVCICAAAVFSDEQPASPVSAGVVSTAFERPVLILDAGHGGADGGCVSVDGTPEKGINLSIAQTMRDTAALMGYDVICTRESDVSIHDEGVTGLSKQKKSDMDNRLAIINGYDNAVAVSIHQNQFTDQKYSGAQMFYSKKNEQSHALAEAIKSRVVSTLQPENERETKPVGDELFLLDNAKCPMVMAECGFLSNEGEAQRLESPVYQKHMALTLLFGVNDYISVNR; encoded by the coding sequence TTGAAGAAAAAAGGACAGCTTTTCATGCTTTTCGGGGCGATAGTGTGCATATGCGCAGCGGCGGTGTTCTCAGACGAGCAGCCTGCAAGCCCTGTGTCGGCAGGGGTGGTATCGACTGCGTTTGAGCGGCCGGTGCTTATACTTGATGCAGGCCACGGCGGTGCTGACGGCGGCTGCGTGAGCGTTGACGGCACGCCGGAAAAGGGGATAAACCTGAGCATCGCACAGACTATGCGAGACACGGCAGCACTCATGGGCTATGACGTCATCTGCACGAGGGAGAGCGATGTGTCGATCCACGACGAGGGGGTGACAGGGCTCTCGAAGCAGAAAAAGTCTGACATGGACAACCGCCTTGCGATAATCAACGGCTACGACAACGCCGTGGCGGTATCCATTCACCAGAACCAGTTCACCGACCAAAAGTACAGCGGCGCTCAGATGTTTTACTCAAAAAAGAACGAGCAGTCGCACGCACTTGCCGAGGCGATAAAGAGCAGGGTGGTGAGCACCCTACAGCCCGAGAATGAGCGTGAGACAAAGCCGGTCGGCGACGAGCTTTTCCTGCTTGACAATGCGAAGTGCCCGATGGTAATGGCCGAGTGCGGCTTTTTATCAAACGAGGGCGAGGCGCAGCGCTTAGAGTCGCCGGTCTATCAGAAGCACATGGCGCTGACGCTGCTGTTTGGGGTGAATGACTATATTTCAGTTAACAGGTAA
- the atpE gene encoding ATP synthase F0 subunit C: protein MEKAIVLGCSAIGAGLAMIAGIGPGIGEGYAVGKTIESIARQPEAQGDCTRTMFIGVAMAESTGIYAFVVALILLFANPFIGKL, encoded by the coding sequence ATGGAAAAGGCTATCGTATTGGGCTGCTCGGCAATCGGTGCAGGACTTGCAATGATCGCAGGTATAGGCCCCGGTATTGGTGAAGGTTACGCAGTAGGTAAGACTATCGAGTCTATCGCAAGACAGCCTGAGGCTCAGGGCGACTGCACAAGAACAATGTTCATCGGTGTTGCTATGGCTGAGTCAACAGGTATCTATGCATTCGTTGTTGCACTTATCCTGCTGTTTGCAAATCCGTTCATTGGCAAGCTTTGA
- the atpA gene encoding F0F1 ATP synthase subunit alpha produces MNLRPDEITGIIKSQIKNYHSKLELADTGTVVTVGDGIARIHGLDNCMSGELLEFETGIFGMALNLEQDFVGTVLLGNDEGIKEGSKVKRTGNIVSVPVGEELLGRVVNSLGQPIDGKGAILTNEKRPIESPAFGIITRQSVNRPLQTGIKAIDSMIPIGRGQRELIIGDRQTGKTTIALDTIINQKGQNVICVYVAIGQKRSTVANVVETLDKAGAMDYTIVVSATASELAPLQYIAPYAGVAMAEYFMLQGKDVLCVYDDLSKHAVAYRTMSLLLKRPTGREAYPGDVFYLHSRLLERACNLNKDYGGGSITALPIIETQAGDVSAYIPTNVISITDGQIFLETELFFSGIRPAVNPGISVSRVGGSAQIKAMKKVAGSLKLLYSQYRELQSFSQFGSDLDKDTKDRLAQGERIVEVLKQGRNSPLKVEHQVLIIYAVVNNYLKDIAVEDIAEFQAELFDYVESAHPSVTGNIRETKELSEETESELKQALDECIKKFLKNK; encoded by the coding sequence ATGAATTTACGGCCTGATGAAATAACCGGCATTATCAAGTCACAGATCAAGAATTATCATTCTAAGCTCGAGCTTGCCGACACGGGTACTGTTGTAACTGTCGGTGACGGTATAGCAAGGATACACGGACTTGATAACTGTATGTCGGGTGAGCTGCTGGAATTTGAAACAGGCATCTTCGGCATGGCTCTCAACCTCGAGCAGGATTTTGTCGGAACTGTTCTGCTCGGTAACGACGAGGGCATCAAGGAAGGCAGCAAGGTAAAGAGAACAGGTAATATAGTTTCCGTTCCCGTTGGTGAGGAGCTTTTAGGGCGTGTCGTAAACTCGCTCGGCCAGCCTATCGACGGCAAGGGCGCTATACTTACAAACGAAAAAAGACCTATCGAGAGCCCGGCTTTCGGTATCATAACAAGACAGTCGGTAAACCGTCCGCTGCAGACAGGTATCAAGGCTATCGACTCGATGATACCGATAGGCAGAGGCCAGCGTGAGCTTATCATCGGCGACAGACAGACAGGTAAGACGACTATCGCCCTTGATACTATAATCAACCAGAAGGGGCAGAACGTTATCTGCGTTTATGTCGCTATAGGCCAGAAGCGCTCGACTGTTGCGAACGTTGTTGAAACGCTCGACAAGGCAGGCGCTATGGATTACACTATCGTCGTATCGGCTACGGCTTCCGAGCTTGCACCGCTCCAGTATATAGCACCTTATGCAGGCGTTGCTATGGCTGAGTATTTCATGCTGCAGGGCAAGGACGTGCTGTGTGTCTATGACGACCTCTCAAAGCACGCTGTGGCTTACAGAACCATGTCGCTGCTGCTCAAGCGTCCTACAGGACGTGAGGCTTACCCCGGCGATGTATTCTATCTCCATTCAAGACTGCTCGAGCGTGCCTGCAACCTCAACAAGGACTACGGCGGCGGCTCGATAACCGCTCTGCCTATCATCGAGACACAGGCAGGCGACGTTTCCGCATATATCCCGACAAATGTTATATCCATTACCGACGGTCAGATATTCCTCGAAACAGAGCTTTTCTTCTCGGGTATAAGACCTGCGGTAAACCCGGGTATCTCGGTATCCCGTGTCGGCGGCTCGGCTCAGATAAAGGCTATGAAGAAGGTCGCAGGCTCGCTTAAGCTGCTCTATTCGCAGTATCGAGAGCTCCAGAGCTTCTCGCAGTTCGGCTCTGACCTTGACAAGGACACCAAGGACAGACTTGCACAGGGCGAACGCATCGTGGAAGTCCTGAAGCAGGGCAGAAATTCGCCGCTTAAGGTAGAGCATCAGGTGCTCATAATCTATGCGGTGGTAAACAACTACCTTAAGGATATAGCAGTTGAGGATATCGCTGAGTTCCAGGCAGAGCTGTTTGATTATGTAGAGTCGGCTCACCCGAGCGTTACCGGCAATATCAGAGAGACCAAGGAGCTCTCCGAGGAGACAGAGTCAGAGCTTAAGCAGGCACTTGACGAGTGCATCAAGAAATTCCTTAAGAACAAGTAA
- a CDS encoding FoF1 ATP synthase subunit a translates to MDGVGQGPKVVFEIFGWHCTETVVMGWLVIAIVFVLCKVLTSSLKKVPDTKRQVIAEEMVKFVNNMVRSNMGEDMMGYAPYIGALLLYALLGSLISLVGLRSVTADFNTTLGMAIITFAMITYTKIKYHGFGGYIKGFFSPIGFMMPLNIISEIATPASMAFRLFGNIAGGMVISGLLYGALGSLSQAIGLSFAAGSWAFNVFQVGIPAVLSVYFDLFSGTIQAYIFSMLTMVNVAAGKD, encoded by the coding sequence ATGGACGGAGTAGGACAGGGTCCTAAGGTCGTATTTGAGATATTCGGCTGGCACTGCACCGAGACAGTCGTCATGGGCTGGCTGGTCATTGCTATAGTGTTTGTGCTGTGCAAGGTGCTCACGAGCAGCCTCAAAAAGGTGCCTGACACTAAAAGGCAGGTCATAGCTGAGGAAATGGTGAAGTTTGTCAACAACATGGTGCGCAGCAACATGGGAGAGGATATGATGGGCTATGCACCGTACATAGGCGCTCTGTTGCTGTATGCTCTGCTGGGCTCGCTCATCAGCCTTGTGGGTCTGCGCTCGGTAACGGCTGACTTTAACACGACACTCGGCATGGCTATCATCACATTCGCAATGATAACCTACACAAAGATAAAGTATCACGGCTTCGGCGGCTACATAAAGGGCTTCTTCTCGCCGATAGGCTTTATGATGCCCCTTAATATCATAAGCGAGATAGCAACGCCTGCATCTATGGCGTTCCGTCTGTTCGGCAACATCGCCGGCGGTATGGTCATCTCAGGCCTTCTCTACGGAGCTCTGGGCTCGCTGTCGCAGGCAATAGGCCTTTCGTTCGCAGCCGGCTCGTGGGCATTCAACGTGTTCCAGGTAGGTATCCCGGCAGTGCTGTCTGTATACTTCGACCTGTTCTCAGGCACTATACAGGCCTACATCTTCTCGATGCTGACTATGGTAAACGTAGCGGCAGGGAAAGATTGA
- the atpH gene encoding ATP synthase F1 subunit delta — translation MAQSVEKVYADALFELSVEQKTLEDTFEELKALKVIFDDNDELIQLLSSPSMGEGDKHDVIKSIFGGRVSENTFNFLNVLADHGRVRYFDKIYDVFHGLYNDSKGIMEVEVVTSEPISDKLEQKLRAKLEAQSGKTVLINKKVDKSIIGGIIVRYSDSEIDGSLRKRLDDLRKSIDSYIA, via the coding sequence ATGGCACAGTCGGTAGAGAAGGTCTACGCTGATGCTCTGTTTGAGCTGAGTGTCGAGCAGAAGACCTTAGAGGATACTTTTGAAGAGCTTAAGGCGCTCAAAGTCATTTTTGATGACAATGATGAGCTTATACAGCTGCTCTCGTCGCCGTCTATGGGCGAGGGAGACAAGCACGATGTCATAAAGAGCATTTTCGGGGGCAGGGTGAGCGAAAACACCTTCAACTTCTTAAATGTTTTGGCAGACCACGGGAGAGTCAGGTATTTTGATAAGATATACGACGTTTTCCACGGGCTGTACAATGACAGCAAGGGCATCATGGAGGTCGAGGTGGTCACCTCGGAGCCTATCAGCGACAAGCTCGAACAGAAGCTCAGAGCAAAGCTCGAAGCACAGTCGGGCAAGACGGTGCTTATAAACAAGAAAGTCGATAAGTCGATAATCGGCGGTATCATAGTCAGATATTCCGACTCGGAGATCGACGGCTCGCTGAGAAAGAGGCTCGATGATCTTAGAAAGAGCATTGACTCATATATTGCATAG
- the atpG gene encoding ATP synthase F1 subunit gamma: protein MATANMKDVKRRIKSVESTRQITKAMELVASSKLRRAKERALAAQPFFAAVYDTMADVSRDHVFSSIYTKKEVLKTILMVVIAGDRGLAGGFNNNVLKLALEKANEHKNEGFTVKVITIGKKAVEYFRKRDFEVLDEYPGIAESLNVYDSLDIAENIILRFRMGEFDRVELVYTTFVSALTQEPVFMPILPVKQMISGSGEKKSLMIYDPSPEEVFDGLIPQYISGMIYAATVDSFASEQAARRTAMESASDNADEMIANLSLMYNRARQGQITQELTEIASGSLREE from the coding sequence ATGGCAACGGCAAATATGAAGGACGTTAAGCGCCGTATAAAAAGCGTTGAGAGTACAAGGCAGATAACCAAGGCTATGGAGCTGGTGGCTTCGTCAAAGCTGAGGCGTGCCAAGGAAAGGGCGCTTGCTGCGCAGCCTTTCTTTGCGGCAGTGTATGACACAATGGCCGATGTTTCGAGAGATCATGTTTTCAGCTCGATATACACCAAAAAGGAAGTGCTCAAAACTATTCTTATGGTAGTTATCGCAGGTGACAGAGGGCTTGCAGGCGGCTTTAACAACAACGTCCTGAAGCTCGCACTTGAAAAGGCTAACGAGCACAAGAATGAAGGCTTTACAGTCAAGGTCATAACTATTGGCAAGAAGGCGGTCGAGTATTTCAGGAAGCGTGACTTCGAGGTGCTCGATGAATACCCCGGCATAGCTGAGAGCCTTAACGTGTACGATTCGCTCGACATTGCGGAAAACATAATACTGCGCTTCCGTATGGGCGAGTTTGACAGGGTGGAGCTTGTTTACACGACCTTCGTTTCGGCGCTGACTCAGGAGCCGGTGTTCATGCCGATACTTCCTGTAAAACAGATGATAAGCGGCAGCGGAGAAAAGAAGTCGCTTATGATATACGACCCCTCGCCCGAGGAGGTATTCGACGGGCTTATACCCCAGTACATATCGGGTATGATCTATGCGGCAACTGTTGACTCGTTTGCGTCAGAGCAGGCGGCAAGGCGAACTGCTATGGAGTCTGCATCAGACAACGCCGACGAGATGATAGCAAACCTCTCGCTGATGTACAACAGAGCAAGACAGGGTCAGATAACTCAGGAGCTGACGGAGATAGCTTCGGGCTCGCTGAGGGAAGAATGA